The following proteins come from a genomic window of Trifolium pratense cultivar HEN17-A07 linkage group LG4, ARS_RC_1.1, whole genome shotgun sequence:
- the LOC123924830 gene encoding uncharacterized protein LOC123924830: MSSLNISFFVDGLNLDPDFVFDPDQDLFYHHVFRDDDQTAGFDGFVVINYRNESGVMKDIIENVTHLLDKTDLFIVDNRVGVESRVQDMIQLLEIQQTNDVLLLVMWGMDGIGKTFNHCKNHF, encoded by the exons ATGTCTTCACTcaatatttccttttttgttgATGGTTTGAACCTAGATCCCGATTTCGTGTTTGATCCAGATCAAGATCTGTTTTATCACCACGTTTTCAGAGATGACGATCAGACGGCTGGTTTTGATGGATTTGTTGTCATAAATTACAG gaATGAAAGTGGGGTTATGAAGGATATTATTGAAAATGTTACACATTTGCTAGACAAGACAGACTTGTTTATTGTTGATAATCGGGTGGGAGTCGAATCTCGAGTGCAAGATATGATTCAACTTCTAGAAATTCAACAAACAAATGACGTTCTGCTACTAGTAATGTGGGGGATGGATGGAATTGGTAAAACATTTAATCATTGCAAAaaccatttttaa
- the LOC123924829 gene encoding uncharacterized protein LOC123924829 has translation MIALKPIFHPSFHPSSNNTTIFTTLHPHHITRIRRSSVFLCLSTNNSNDEYDNNSQPKGDVQNQELLAQLAMLETEKVRLTDYLDERSEYLTQFGEEAKAELDKIGEEALKGLDESSDRITAKLESEMLAIEESNELNRVEIDESENRVMEIEGQMEVDRNEGLFFKNLGQRGPNVDRAKAKEEFENIKDVTTREENGRKTRKNVYLFFIGLFTYGIVGSINVSSLSSTDWKRVAVLGAILVALFTQFSYEQNKDKNQKDDEQ, from the exons ATGATTGCCCTCAAACCCATATTTCACCCTTCTTTCCATCCTTCTTCTAACAACACCACCATATTTACTACTCTGCACCCCCACCATATCACAAGAATAAGAAGAAGTTCTGTTTTTCTATGTCTTTCCACCAACAACTCCAATGATGAATATGATAATAATTCACAACCTAAAGGTGATGTTCAAAACCAAGAGCTATTGGCTCAACTTGCTATGCTTGAGACAGAAAAAGTTCGTCTAACTGATTATTTGGATGAAAGATCTGAATATTTGACTCAATTTGGTGAAGAAGCTAAAGCTGAACTTGATAAGATTGGTGAAGAGGCTCTTAAAGGATTGGATGAATCTAGTGATAGA ATAACAGCAAAATTAGAAAGCGAAATGCTAGCAATTGAAGAATCTAATGAACTAAACAGAGTAGAGATTGATGAAAGTGAAAACAGAGTAATGGAAATTGAAGGTCAAATGGAGGTTGACCGAAACGAAGGACTATTCTTTAAGAACTTAGGACAAAGAGGACCTAATGTTGATAGAGCAAAAGCCAAGGAAGAATTTGAAAATATCAAAGATGTAACAACAAGAGaagaaaatggaagaaaaacaagaaaaaatgttTACTTATTCTTCATTGGACTTTTTACATATGGAATAGTTGGTTCTATTAATGTGTCATCTTTAAGTTCTACTGATTGGAAAAGAGTTGCTGTTCTTGGAGCTATTCTTGTGGCTTTGTTTACTCAGTTCAGTTATGAACAAAATAAAGACAAGAATCAGAAAGATGATGAACAATGA
- the LOC123922019 gene encoding protein MAIN-LIKE 1-like, translated as MPPVHQEQVEEQVEEQAEQQAVQQAWPGGPIDTSLLTRYEHHVARHVWFGQERVEGDKIELRIVSLGRKLADRIPDHHPQVIQGWLNISGLCWLERTSLKFTDPQLISAFVERWHPETSSFHMPFGEITITLDDVACLLHLPVRGQFYTPVSVSQEQAAELAVELLGEEYEFALRETVAQRGGYFSQQWLYESYNRNANFYGKYDCAARAWMLMLVGSTILADKSYTRVDAKWLLLFSDLSAVHTYSWASIALVCLYDNLNDAFMFSTRALAGYATLLQCWIHEYFPTLGRRAQSDLNCDNPGFPRAMRWMYKQGKTKLPDYRPILDALTPDDVIWRPFETHRGSIPFDLITLYSGHLRGSTVVPYLPERCIRQFGFVQYIPPPPPLAPAYSDIDSDWIGYHASVDRILQPTRPVTYASVS; from the exons ATGCCGCCAGTGCATCAGGAGCAGGTTGAGGAGCAGGTTGAGGAGCAGGCTGAGCAGCAGGCTGTGCAGCAGGCTTGGCCTGGAGGGCCGATCGATACGAGTCTTTTGACTCGATACGAGCATCATGTTGCTCGTCATGTATGGTTTGGTCAG gaACGTGTCGAAGGTGACAAAATTGAGCTACGAATAGTATCTTTAGGAAGAAAGTTAGCTGACAGGATTCCTGATCACCATCCTCAAGTTATTCAAGGGTGGTTGAATATTTCGGGGTTGTGCTGGCTTGAGCGGACTAGCTTGAAATTTACTGATCCGCAGCTTATATCCGCATTTGTTGAGAGGTGGCACCCTGAGACATCGTCATTTCACATGCCGTTCGGCGAGATAACTATTACTTTGGACGATGTGGCATGTCTTCTGCATCTACCTGTTAGGGGTCAGTTTTATACTCCTGTATCAGTTTCTCAAGAACAAGCTGCGGAACTTGCAGTTGAGTTGTTAGGAGAGGAGTATGAATTTGCATTGCGAGAGACTGTAGCGCAGAGGGGTGGTTATTTTTCACAGCAGTGGCTATATGAGAGTTATAATAGGAATGCCAATTTCTACGGGAAATATGACTGCGCAGCTAGGGCATGGATGTTGATGTTGGTGGGATCTACCATTCTGGCCGATAAGAGTTATACACGTGTGGATGCCAAATGGCTACTTCTGTTTAGTGATTTGTCTGCAGTCCATACATATTCGTGGGCCAGTATTGCATTAGTTTGTTTATACGATAACTTGAACGATGCATTCATGTTTTCTACGAGGGCCCTTGCAGGGTATGCGACACTTCTTCAG tGTTGGATCCACGAGTATTTTCCTACCCTTGGTAGGCGGGCTCAGTCGGATCTTAATTGTGATAATCCTGGATTTCCTCGAGCTATGCGGTGGATGTATAAGCAAGGGAAGACCAAGCTCCCCGATTATCGGCCTATATTGGATGCACTGACCCCTGATGACGTGATATGGCGTCCGTTTGAGACTCACAGAGGTAGCATTCCTTTTGATCTGATTACTCTGTATAGTGGTCATCTGCGTGGATCCACGGTAGTTCCTTACTTGCCCGAGAGGTGTATTAGGCAATTTGGATTTGTACAGTatataccaccaccaccacctctagCTCCTGCCTACTCTGATATTGATAGCGACTGGATTGGTTATCATGCGTCCGTTGATCGGATCCTTCAGCCGACACGTCCAGTGACATATGCTAGTGTTTCCTAA